The Vanessa cardui chromosome 2, ilVanCard2.1, whole genome shotgun sequence genome contains the following window.
ACTCTTTAGCAGCTGTGGATATAGATACTCTATGTTTGTCCCAACGGCCAATACCAGTTGGATATAACTGTATAGCAGGTCCACCCTCCCAAAAGCTCCAAGTTGGATACATTATATCATAATAGTCTTTTGTCTACaatgaaaacaattacaaattgaagtaatgaaaatactgtaacaattaattatgaACTATGATAGATAATTTTTAACCTTACTGAATGAAAATACTGGTGCCTTTTTATGTCCCCAAGCTCTGTTGATTTGTGGCCAGTCTCTTGTGTTAATTATCAATTCTATATCAGGAAGTTTCGGTGCTAATATTTTAAGATAGTGTTCTATTCCTGCACATCGAGCTGGAAAGTGACAGTCTTTTGTTCGATACAATTTTCCATTTATAATCTGCAATTACAATGAAACATTCTTATTTCAAACATTGAGTACACTACTTTAATAActacaaatatttgaattaatataatcaaaaactaattatattaaaatatacctgaTATTTTGTGCCTTTAGTTTGCGCAAGCTCAAACATTTCCTTTGTAATACCACTACTAAATGGTTCTAAATCTTTTTCTATTACATTCTTGTGACAACTACAATTTGTGCTCACACATGGTTCATATGCTCGTAATTCGgaatttattgtattacttattttataagtcCACTTGTTCACTTctgaaaaattataatgtaaaataaatgtaaagataCGCTATTGTAGACAACAAAtttcagaaaaaatatattaacacctttgctatatttattatgaGTTTCGCCGCATGTATCTTCATTTAAACAGGTTTCGATGTTATTGTTACATCGAGCAAGTATTATAATGTTCAAAAGGAATGTAAAAGTCTTCATATCTATCatcgtttataatttattacaatgaacACATTTAATCTTTTTAAACTATTTGAACGTGCTTAACCGAAATAATACGctgacaatataaaattaatacaaaaacacTTTACTTCAGTCttcaaattgaataaattgaCACAAGAGAACAATGACAGATCAAAATTATGTTGCCATTTTCCAACTATGTATTTAACACAGACACAGTCCGATATATCGAAACTAATCTCAAATCGGATACCGTCGCAATATCTGATGTCATCGATTATATATTGATGGGAAACTGTTTTCACCACatctaaaaatacaatatatatcgtTCTGGCAAGTCAATGCATTCAAAATACCATAATATTACgtatgaaacattattttttactctCTATCAGTTTACTCTTTGTTAGAAAGagatgaaaaattaattacttgttGGACAGAGTAGagattataagtaataaaaataaataaactaatataaatacataattataagtaGAAACTGTTCGGCAAAAGGTatcattatgtataaatatgaatatatttaaatatttaattatttactgctGCTGCTTTTGATTTTAAACACTTGTGTAAGTGTTCTCTACCAATTAAAAATTCacgttgaaaattaaaattataagcagAACAAAAATATGCGCTGATATAAATGTCACAAAGCTACGgcgacaaaaatagtaaaacctCGGCGATGATAGAGCTAAACGAGCGAGCCTCAAAGCCACAATTAAATCGATCTGTAAAATTAACAATCGAGtctctatgtaatgtatgtatttaatgtatgagatttagtatgtaaataataacttgacacgggtgcaatattaaacaaaattatctgataaaaatatgattatcaACCTATCCAATTCAGGAATAATAAAGGTTTCCGGTGAACacatttttgaaattggatTATTAGTTCCGAAAATCAACTGTAACATacaaaatcaaacaaattttaattctttatgttattaatatagaagtatCGTGTGGCCAGACAACTTAACGACTATCAGGTCCTAGGAGTAAccacattttaattaatctacTCAAACGTGGACAACATCCATACTGACCTTGTGGTACCAACAAAAAAGTTcgtctctttttttatttgataggtAGCATGGCATACGAGAAGAAGGTTCACCATCAGACTACCACCGCtcatggatatctgcaacaccagggggttTGTAGATGCGTTGTCGGCCTTTAAGGAGGGGTTCACCTTCCCTTGAAGCTCTTTCCTTGAAGATTCCAAAGTCGTAGCGGTTAAgaaaaaccgctggcgaaaGCTGATTCCACAGAGTGgctgtgcgaggcagaaaatgtcttaaaaatcacgctgttgtggattttcataCATTTAGGTACAAATGAAACTTGTAATTTTGACAAGATGTCCGAAGATGaaattaatccaaacaattcctcggaaaATTGACGAACAATAAAGGAAAACTTCacaaatatatttcgaaatcaGATCAGATCAGATCTTACAGGTTTTTACCTCATTGATAGAATATGGTATCATAGGACGACATGCTAGATACCGATGCCGGATGGTTATGACATAATACtgagaaataaaatatctttttcaATCTGAATCAATTACGTCACTTCGTGCGAAGCAAATTTTCTTATGACGAAAATTTTTGTGTACTCAAAAACTCTGAATTATTTGGAGGtaaggttttgtgcaagcctgtcatTCCATTGCtatgtagtaataattataaaattttattttccaaatcttgagatgtaactacaggcacaatataTAATCCCCAATTTCGAACGTTGGTTGCACATTGTTGATACAACGCATggttattaataagttattacaaCGACAATTTCTACGAGCAGTGGACATCGTCAGATGGTCCATGTTTCGATGGAAAGTCATCGATTTTGTTATAGCTgaataaaaaagatt
Protein-coding sequences here:
- the LOC124537024 gene encoding O-glucosyltransferase rumi homolog is translated as MIDMKTFTFLLNIIILARCNNNIETCLNEDTCGETHNKYSKEVNKWTYKISNTINSELRAYEPCVSTNCSCHKNVIEKDLEPFSSGITKEMFELAQTKGTKYQIINGKLYRTKDCHFPARCAGIEHYLKILAPKLPDIELIINTRDWPQINRAWGHKKAPVFSFSKTKDYYDIMYPTWSFWEGGPAIQLYPTGIGRWDKHRVSISTAAKEWPWEKKEEKAFFRGSRTSEERDSLILLSRSHPDLVDAQYTKNQAWKSDADTLHAPPASEVSFENHCNYKYLFNYRGVAASFRLKHLFLCKSLVFHVGNDWLEFFYPSLKPWVHYVPVSPKASKEEIMELINYFKNNDSLAKEIAERGFEHIWNNLTEKDVKCYWRKLLKKYAKLLKYTVTRDDDLKKI